The segment ACTCTTCTTTAACTTCAATTACCTCTGGTTCCTCTGACTTTGCTTCTACTAACTCTTCTTTAACTTCAATTACCTCTGGTTCCTCTGACTTTGCTTCTACTAACTCTTCTTTAACTTCAATTACCTCTGGTTCCTCTGACTTTGCTTCTATTAACTCTTCTTTAACTTCATTTACCACTGATTCCAAATCTAATTGCGATCCTGAATTTAAATTTTCTTTAGAAATTTCCTCTTTATTACTAAGAAGAAACTTTAATAAACGTTGGAATAACAACCAACCTTTTTCTACTCTTTTTGGTCCCAAAATTATAAGAACAATAACTGATATTACAAAAATTGCTGGAGAATTTAAACCTAAAAAATTCATCAATTTCAAACATTCTGAATTTACTTTAGTACATCATAAAAATTAAGGCTAATTATTTTCAAAAGTAGGTAAATAAAGCTCTCTATTTGAAGCAATAATACCTTCTTCTTTAAAGAAAATTTCTAATTCTTTTAAATCGTTTATATTAATTTTATCTCCGCAGTTATCTAAAATATTATTAGAAGTAAACTCCCAAAGGTCATTTAAATATTGATCATCGTCTGGGAAAGCTACAAATTTTAGATATGTATTATTTAAAGCATATTCACTTGCAAACTCAGAGTCTAATCCCTCATTTTTAGCATCACAAAAAACTTTAGCAAACCTTTTACCTACAGAAGTTTGAGCACTAGACAAATCAAGACTTCCTTGAATTGCATAAACATTATTAGGAGCAAAAAAAAGAAAAATTTGAAGAAAAATTGATAATAAAAGGATCAAAAATACAGCACCTAAAAAATTTAACCTTTTTTCAATTTAGCAAAAATAGTAACTAATTAAGAGAATAAAAAGAAATCTAATTAAATTTTTTATTAATAAAAAACAGAATCAAATGAATGTTAATTATTCAATCTATAGTGAATATATCAGAAGTGGATTTTTACATAATGTCTTCAATTATAAAATTAAGAGGCAAAGGTGTATCGAGAATAATAAATAGTAAAGTAATGTTGTCTCCTCTCGCAGGAGTTACCGATAAAATATTTAGAAAATTAGTAAGAAAATGGGCTCCAGAATCTTTACTATTTACAGAAATGATTAATGCGACAAGTCTTAAACATGGATATGGCACTCAGAAAATAAAACAACTTGAATTAGAAAAAGGTCCTATAGGTGTGCAGATATTTGATAATAGGCCCTTTGCTGTTTCAGAGGCTGCAAAATTGGCAGAAGATTCAGGTGCATTTCTAATTGATATAAATATGGGCTGTCCAGTAAAAAAAATCTCAAGAAAAGGGGGTGGAAGTGCCTTAATTAATGATCGCTTATTAGCTATTGAATTAGTAAAAAGAGTTTCAAATGCTGTAAAAGTACCTGTTACAGTCAAAACAAGGCTTGGTTGGGAAAATAAAGAAGAGAATATAGAGGAATTTCTATTAAGTCTTCAAGATGCAGGAGCTGAAATGATAACCTTACATGGAAGAACTCGAAAAGAAGGCTTTTCAGGTAAAGCAGACTGGGAAATGATTGGAAAAATTAAAGAGCTTTTAGAAATACCAGTAATTGCAAATGGAGATATTAAGAATCCTAAGGACGCTTATAATTGCTTAAAAAAAACAAATGCTGATGGTTTAATGATTGGGAGAGGC is part of the Prochlorococcus marinus subsp. pastoris str. CCMP1986 genome and harbors:
- the dusB gene encoding tRNA dihydrouridine synthase DusB, which encodes MSSIIKLRGKGVSRIINSKVMLSPLAGVTDKIFRKLVRKWAPESLLFTEMINATSLKHGYGTQKIKQLELEKGPIGVQIFDNRPFAVSEAAKLAEDSGAFLIDINMGCPVKKISRKGGGSALINDRLLAIELVKRVSNAVKVPVTVKTRLGWENKEENIEEFLLSLQDAGAEMITLHGRTRKEGFSGKADWEMIGKIKELLEIPVIANGDIKNPKDAYNCLKKTNADGLMIGRGILGSPWKIGEIDYAVKEIKGFEEPNIEEKLLLIIEHLDELIKEKGSHGLLIARKHISWTCKNFPEATSLRNKLVRAIDANEVKELINKAIKTLNYEKKILT